In a single window of the Nilaparvata lugens isolate BPH chromosome 1, ASM1435652v1, whole genome shotgun sequence genome:
- the LOC111058565 gene encoding uncharacterized protein LOC111058565: METRLNEFSVECRCRKSRVDVSCNTVNNYVAEIDLPKIVSVNENVSTLKEKIKNHKLEIEGLSDQIKKIMTTIETLEADNLCLRNTITENASAASRLTWSNPNVKSTSNMTYASVTKQNKVIKGNTVSYSRYSVYLWADSQGRKMRDLIWERLPVGYSCEAYVAPGATFEIISNEMLSCSRRHNLGLNDWVFVIAGTNSVSNNFKKSDIEAYIIKLSYLANEYGNCNLILSTVPYRYDLSFNSTENEMIDALNSEIRSLCHRNSIHLIDIWYLEPSNYTKHGLHLNKKEQTEHGVGQLFLFLINWNSGLLIILETCQSKWYAKFQQLNLSGIK; the protein is encoded by the exons ATGGAGACTAGGTTGAATGAGTTTTCAGTTGAATGTAGATGCAGAAAATCGCGAGTCGACGTATCATGCAATACAGTGAATAATTATGTAGCTGAGATAGAtttacctaaaattgtttctgtcaatgaaaatgtttcaaccctaaaagaaaaaattaaaaatcacaaGTTAGAAATTGAAGGTTTGAGTGatcaaataaagaaaattatgacTACGATAGAAACTCTGGAAGCTGATAATCTCTGTCTACGGAACACAATAACGGAAAATGCTTCTGCGGCATCAAGACTAACTTGGTCCAACCCTAATGTCAAATCGACTTCGAATATGACATATGCTTCAGTAACTAAACAAAATAAAGTAATTAAAGGTAATACTGTAAGTTATTCACGTTATAGTGTTTATTTGTGGGCTGATAGTCAGGGTAGAAAAATGAGAGATTTAATATGGGAGAGACTGCCGGTTGGCTACTCATGTGAGGCTTACGTTGCGCCAGGAGCAACTTTCGAAATAATTTCGAATGAAATGCTTTCTTGTAGTAGACGTCATAATCTGGGTCTGAATGATTGGGTGTTTGTTATAGCGGGTACAAATAGTGTGTcgaacaatttcaaaaaaagcGATATTGAAGCTTACATTATAAAGTTGAGTTATTTAGCAAATGAATATGGAAATTgtaatttgatattgtcaactgttcCTTACAGGTATGATTTAAGTTTCAATTCAACTGAGAATGAAATGATTGATGCGCTAAATAGTGAAATTCGTTCCTTGTGTCATAGGAATAGCATTCATCTAATTGATATATGGTATCTTGAACCTTCCAACTACACAAAGCATGGTTTGCACCTGAATAAAAAAG AACAAACCGAGCACGGGGTGGGTCAGCTATTTTTGTTCTTGATCAACTGGAATTCAGGGCTCTTGATCATATTAGAGACATGTCAATCGAAATGGTATGCGAAGTTTCAGCAATTGAACTTGTCagggataaaataa